In one Saccharibacillus brassicae genomic region, the following are encoded:
- a CDS encoding RluA family pseudouridine synthase — translation MARLWTRRGEWIETALPAASAPAGGAEAADPAAAPAQAEDAAQAAAPLAEANSAASAEVPAQAAGIGPENAAAAALGVPEKLARRLRHAGEIQVRGSRVKLRLRPDEDLGFEPVWTEDGLEALHEDDFCLVVRKPAGMPVHPDGGAKRLTLANVVAAHLQMHGEACAVHHVHRLDEHTSGPVLYAKGELARLALDEQMREKSISRVYLAIVEGKFPNSLRVINAPIGRDRHHNSRRRVSPGGQEAVTRVRLVRTLAGGRASLVRLVLETGRTHQIRVHMAHAGYPLIGDVLYGGSDELLDRQALHGESLSFKHPFSGELIEVSDPLPADLEALLHRLT, via the coding sequence ATGGCGCGTCTGTGGACGCGCCGCGGCGAATGGATCGAGACCGCGCTGCCTGCGGCCAGCGCCCCGGCGGGCGGCGCTGAAGCCGCAGACCCGGCGGCGGCCCCGGCCCAAGCCGAGGACGCCGCTCAGGCAGCGGCGCCGCTTGCGGAGGCGAATTCTGCCGCCTCCGCCGAAGTGCCGGCCCAAGCCGCAGGCATCGGGCCGGAGAACGCGGCCGCCGCTGCGCTCGGCGTGCCGGAGAAACTGGCCCGCCGCCTGCGGCATGCGGGCGAGATCCAGGTCCGGGGCAGCCGCGTGAAGCTGCGGCTGCGCCCGGACGAAGACCTTGGCTTCGAACCCGTCTGGACCGAAGACGGGCTCGAAGCGCTGCACGAGGACGACTTCTGCCTCGTCGTCCGCAAGCCTGCCGGGATGCCGGTTCATCCCGACGGAGGCGCGAAGCGCCTGACGCTTGCGAACGTCGTCGCCGCGCATCTGCAAATGCACGGCGAAGCGTGCGCCGTGCATCACGTGCACCGGCTGGACGAACACACGTCCGGGCCGGTGCTGTACGCCAAAGGCGAACTCGCGCGGCTGGCGCTGGACGAGCAGATGCGCGAGAAAAGCATCTCCCGCGTCTATCTCGCGATCGTCGAAGGCAAATTCCCGAATTCCCTGCGCGTCATCAACGCGCCGATCGGCCGCGACCGGCATCATAACAGCCGCCGCCGGGTCTCGCCGGGCGGACAGGAAGCGGTCACGCGCGTCCGGCTCGTCCGGACGTTGGCCGGCGGCCGCGCAAGCCTGGTCCGGCTCGTGCTGGAGACGGGGCGGACGCATCAGATCCGTGTCCATATGGCGCACGCCGGCTATCCGCTGATCGGCGACGTGCTGTACGGCGGGTCCGACGAGCTGCTGGACCGCCAGGCACTGCACGGCGAGAGCCTCAGTTTCAAGCATCCGTTCAGCGGCGAACTCATCGAAGTGTCCGATCCGCTTCCGGCGGATCTGGAAGCGCTGCTTCACCGCCTGACATGA
- the hemL gene encoding glutamate-1-semialdehyde 2,1-aminomutase, giving the protein MSESVSKRVDVRSGEAFAEAKKYIPGGVNSPVRAFKSVGLTPVYIERGEGPRVYDIDGNTFIDYVGSWGPLIMGHAHPDVVRALQETAAKGTSFGAPTLLETEMAKLVAERVPSVDIVRMVNSGTEATMSAIRLARGVTKRDKILKFEGSYHGHGDSLLIKAGSGVATLGLPDSPGVPESVASNTITVPYNDLDSLRVAFDKFGEQIACVIVEPVAGNMGVVPPKAGFLEGLREVTERHGSLLIFDEVMTGFRVGLNSAQGRFGVTPDLTCFGKVIGGGLPVGAYGGKREIMEQIAPSGPIYQAGTLSGNPLAMAAGYTTLKLLTPAVYDRLEAAGARLQAGFEQNAREAGIPVTINRVGSMVCPFFNEGPVVDYDTAKSSDLERFRRYFGAMLDRGVSVAPSQFEGMFVSGVHTDADIDQTIEAHRGALRSL; this is encoded by the coding sequence ATGAGCGAGTCCGTATCCAAACGCGTCGACGTCCGTTCGGGCGAAGCGTTCGCGGAAGCCAAAAAATATATTCCCGGCGGCGTAAACAGTCCTGTCCGGGCATTCAAATCGGTAGGTCTGACCCCGGTCTACATCGAGCGCGGCGAAGGTCCCCGCGTCTACGACATCGACGGCAACACGTTTATCGACTATGTCGGATCGTGGGGTCCGCTCATTATGGGCCACGCGCATCCCGACGTCGTGCGCGCCCTGCAGGAGACGGCGGCCAAAGGCACCAGCTTCGGCGCGCCGACACTGCTGGAGACCGAGATGGCGAAGCTCGTCGCCGAGCGGGTGCCGTCGGTCGATATCGTCCGGATGGTCAACTCCGGCACGGAAGCGACGATGAGTGCGATCCGGCTGGCCCGGGGCGTCACCAAACGGGACAAAATTTTGAAATTCGAAGGTTCGTACCACGGCCACGGCGACAGCCTGCTGATCAAAGCCGGTTCGGGCGTCGCGACGCTCGGCCTGCCGGACAGCCCCGGCGTGCCGGAATCGGTCGCTTCGAACACGATCACGGTTCCGTACAACGATCTGGATTCGCTTCGCGTCGCATTCGACAAGTTCGGCGAGCAGATTGCCTGCGTCATCGTCGAGCCGGTCGCCGGCAATATGGGCGTCGTGCCTCCCAAGGCCGGCTTCCTCGAAGGACTGCGTGAAGTGACGGAGCGCCACGGCAGCCTGCTGATCTTCGACGAAGTCATGACCGGCTTCCGCGTCGGCTTGAATTCCGCGCAGGGACGCTTCGGCGTCACGCCCGATCTGACCTGCTTCGGCAAGGTCATCGGCGGCGGACTGCCGGTCGGCGCTTACGGCGGCAAGCGCGAGATCATGGAGCAGATCGCGCCGAGCGGCCCGATCTACCAGGCCGGCACGCTGAGCGGCAACCCGCTGGCGATGGCCGCGGGCTACACGACGCTCAAGCTGCTGACCCCGGCCGTGTACGACCGGCTGGAAGCGGCCGGCGCGCGGCTGCAGGCGGGCTTCGAGCAGAATGCCCGCGAAGCCGGCATTCCGGTGACGATCAACCGCGTCGGCTCGATGGTCTGCCCGTTCTTCAACGAAGGGCCGGTCGTCGATTACGATACGGCCAAGTCGAGCGACCTGGAACGGTTCCGCCGTTACTTCGGAGCGATGCTCGACCGCGGCGTCAGCGTGGCGCCGTCGCAGTTCGAAGGCATGTTCGTCTCGGGCGTACACACCGACGCCGATATCGATCAAACGATCGAAGCGCATCGCGGCGCGCTGAGGTCGCTATAA
- a CDS encoding bifunctional folylpolyglutamate synthase/dihydrofolate synthase: protein MDNNDRDASASLTSYAEAVDWINGLIPFGIRPGLERIEALMEHFGHPHRRLKFVHVAGTNGKGSTCAFLTRALIANGYDVGTFTSPYITKFTNRFQYNGEDIPDDVLLGLSNRLRPVVERLAETELGSPTMFEVSTALAILYYAEVCFPDVVIWETGLGGRMDVTNIVNPVLSVITNVGHDHMDILGDTLEKIAAEKAGIIKPGVPVVTSVSQPEALDVIKRAALRCKSGCYVAGEQFSYEKTQAAGESQSLHFKGPFREFDLSLSLRGDYQLENAAGAFMALEVLRQYMAFQLDDELTAAGFRDTFWAGRMELVRQSPRILMDGAHNPEGAAALAQSLQSGWTYGRLVLMMGMLSTKSHEDYFKSILPLVDELILTEPDFRKKMEASALADIAEGLRAAYAKPDLRIVVQPDWTRALAQFEASIGPDDLGVVSGTLYLISDVRAQLLHQADSEKGW, encoded by the coding sequence ATGGACAACAACGACCGGGACGCTTCGGCGTCCCTGACTTCCTACGCGGAAGCGGTAGACTGGATCAACGGGCTGATTCCGTTCGGTATCCGTCCGGGTCTTGAGCGGATCGAAGCGCTGATGGAACATTTCGGGCATCCGCACCGGCGCCTGAAGTTCGTTCACGTCGCCGGCACGAACGGCAAAGGCTCGACCTGCGCTTTTCTGACCCGGGCGCTGATCGCCAACGGCTATGACGTCGGCACGTTCACGTCGCCTTATATTACGAAGTTCACGAACCGTTTCCAATATAACGGGGAAGATATTCCGGACGACGTGCTGCTTGGGCTGTCGAACCGGCTGCGTCCCGTCGTGGAGCGTCTGGCGGAGACCGAACTCGGTTCGCCGACCATGTTCGAAGTGTCGACGGCGCTTGCGATTTTGTATTACGCGGAAGTGTGTTTCCCGGACGTCGTCATCTGGGAAACGGGACTCGGCGGCCGGATGGACGTGACGAATATCGTCAATCCGGTGCTGTCGGTCATCACGAACGTCGGCCACGACCATATGGACATTCTCGGCGACACGCTGGAGAAGATTGCGGCGGAAAAAGCGGGCATCATCAAGCCGGGCGTGCCCGTCGTCACGAGCGTCAGCCAACCGGAAGCGCTCGACGTTATCAAGCGGGCGGCGCTGCGGTGCAAAAGCGGCTGTTACGTCGCGGGCGAGCAGTTTTCCTACGAGAAAACGCAGGCCGCCGGCGAGTCGCAGAGCCTGCATTTCAAAGGGCCGTTCCGCGAATTCGACCTGTCTCTTTCCCTTCGGGGAGACTACCAGCTGGAGAACGCGGCGGGCGCTTTCATGGCGCTCGAAGTGCTGCGCCAATATATGGCGTTCCAGCTTGACGACGAGCTCACGGCCGCCGGCTTCCGGGATACGTTCTGGGCCGGGCGCATGGAACTGGTGCGGCAGTCTCCCCGGATTTTGATGGACGGCGCGCACAATCCCGAAGGGGCGGCGGCGCTGGCCCAAAGCCTGCAAAGCGGCTGGACCTACGGCCGGCTGGTGCTCATGATGGGCATGCTGTCTACCAAAAGCCACGAAGATTATTTCAAATCCATTCTGCCCCTGGTCGACGAACTGATCTTGACGGAACCGGATTTTCGCAAGAAAATGGAAGCTTCGGCACTGGCCGACATTGCGGAAGGACTGCGCGCGGCTTACGCCAAGCCGGACCTTCGCATCGTCGTGCAGCCCGATTGGACCCGAGCGTTGGCCCAATTCGAAGCTTCGATCGGACCGGACGACCTCGGGGTCGTCTCCGGGACGCTGTATTTGATTTCCGACGTGCGTGCGCAGCTGCTGCACCAGGCCGATTCTGAGAAAGGTTGGTGA
- the hemB gene encoding porphobilinogen synthase, whose product MAFPTVRHRRLRRTAALRSMVRETAISADDFIMPIFVTYGEGVKNEIGSMPGVYHFSLDTLRGEVDEIVELGIKAVILFGIPESKDSLGTEAYAQDGIIQQATRRIKSWYPDLLVVADTCLCEFTDHGHCGMVHTFERDGHVHGDVLNDESLELLVRTAVAQAEAGADIIAPSNMMDGYVQAIREGLDAAGYDQIPIMAYSVKYASAFYGPFREAAQSAPQFGDRKTYQMDPANALEAIREAESDVLEGADMLMVKPALAYMDIIRTIKNEFDLPLVAYNVSGEYSMVKAGAANGWINEKAIVLELLTGLKRAGADIIITYHSKDAARWLREERS is encoded by the coding sequence ATGGCATTCCCTACAGTCAGACATCGTCGTCTCCGCCGCACGGCCGCCCTGCGAAGCATGGTGCGCGAAACGGCGATCAGCGCAGACGATTTTATTATGCCGATCTTCGTCACTTACGGCGAAGGCGTCAAGAACGAGATCGGCTCCATGCCAGGCGTGTACCATTTCTCGCTCGATACGCTGCGCGGCGAAGTGGACGAGATCGTGGAACTCGGCATCAAAGCGGTGATCCTGTTCGGCATTCCCGAGAGCAAAGACAGCCTCGGCACGGAAGCCTACGCGCAGGACGGCATCATTCAGCAGGCGACGCGCCGGATCAAAAGCTGGTACCCCGACCTGCTCGTCGTGGCCGACACCTGCCTGTGCGAATTTACCGACCACGGCCACTGCGGCATGGTGCATACGTTCGAACGCGACGGGCATGTCCACGGCGACGTGCTGAACGACGAATCGCTGGAACTGCTCGTGCGGACAGCCGTCGCCCAGGCGGAAGCGGGCGCCGATATCATCGCGCCGTCGAACATGATGGACGGTTACGTCCAGGCGATCCGCGAAGGGCTCGACGCAGCCGGATACGACCAGATTCCGATCATGGCGTATTCCGTCAAATACGCGTCGGCATTCTACGGCCCGTTCCGCGAAGCCGCCCAGTCGGCGCCGCAGTTCGGCGACCGCAAGACGTACCAGATGGACCCGGCGAACGCGCTGGAAGCGATTCGCGAAGCGGAGAGCGACGTGCTCGAAGGCGCCGACATGCTGATGGTCAAGCCGGCGCTTGCGTATATGGACATTATTCGCACGATCAAAAACGAATTCGACCTGCCGCTCGTGGCATACAATGTCAGCGGCGAATATTCGATGGTCAAAGCGGGCGCGGCCAACGGCTGGATCAACGAAAAAGCGATCGTGCTGGAACTGCTGACCGGCCTGAAGCGCGCCGGCGCCGATATCATCATCACGTACCATTCCAAAGACGCGGCCCGCTGGCTGCGCGAAGAACGAAGCTGA
- a CDS encoding valine--tRNA ligase codes for MSELQNNEHQTSLPTTYDPKSAEQKWYTYWMENDFFKAGRVPEAKPYTIVIPPPNVTGVLHIGHALDFTLQDILVRAKRMQGYDALWLPGSDHAGIATQAKVEQKLREQGITRHDLGREKFLEQTWEWKETYAANIKAQWAKIGLSLDYSRERFTLDEGLSEAVKEVFVKLYDKGLIYRGKRIINWDPAARTALSDIEVEYKETQGHLYHLEYPLKDGSGSITVATTRPETMLGDTAVAVHPEDERYRGMIGKTLLLPVLGREIPVIADEYVEKDFGSGAVKITPAHDPNDFEVGQRHDLPQIIVMDEGGIMNSEAGPYEGLDRADCRKKIVSDLQEQGVLIKIEDHLHQVGHSERTDAVVEPYLSTQWFVKMQPLAEPVVNAQKSGEGVKFVPDRFERTYLHWMENVRDWCISRQLWWGHRIPAWYCQETGEMVVAKSEAEAREKLGRDDLVQDNDVLDTWFSSALWPFSTMGWPDEDSADFKRYYPVDVLVTGYDIIPFWVSRMIFQGYEFTGKMPFKDTLIHGLVRDSEGRKMSKSLGNGVDPLEVIEKYGADAMRFMLSTGITPGQDLRFRWERVEQIRNFANKIWNASRFALMNLEGFTYDQIDITGDLTTADRWILHRMNETSRDITRLIDSYEFGETGRLLYTFIWDDLCDWYIEFAKLSLYGEDEAAKKNTQSVLAYVLDRTMRMIHPFMPFISEEIWQHLPHEGETITLAQWPTYDEAFENPASAREMELLMEIIRSVRNIRAEVNVPMSKKIELNIKATSPEMLDILSANEGYIRRFCNTSEYASGLDLQAPDKAMTSVITGAELYLPLAGLIDIAQEIVRLEKEVKTLTSEVERVDKKLSNPGFTSKAPAQVIEEERAKQADYSDKRDKVLARIAELKG; via the coding sequence ATGTCTGAACTTCAAAATAACGAGCACCAAACGTCGCTGCCGACGACTTACGATCCGAAGTCCGCGGAGCAAAAATGGTATACCTACTGGATGGAGAACGATTTCTTCAAAGCCGGCCGGGTGCCGGAAGCCAAGCCTTACACGATCGTCATTCCGCCGCCGAACGTCACGGGCGTGCTGCATATCGGCCACGCGCTGGACTTTACGCTGCAGGATATTCTCGTGCGCGCGAAGCGCATGCAGGGATACGATGCGCTCTGGCTGCCGGGCTCCGACCATGCCGGTATCGCCACGCAGGCCAAAGTCGAACAGAAACTGCGCGAGCAGGGCATTACCCGCCACGATCTGGGCCGCGAGAAATTTCTGGAGCAGACCTGGGAATGGAAAGAGACGTACGCCGCCAACATCAAAGCCCAATGGGCGAAGATCGGCTTGTCGCTCGACTATTCGCGCGAACGCTTCACGCTCGACGAAGGATTGTCCGAAGCGGTCAAGGAAGTGTTCGTCAAGCTGTATGACAAAGGCTTGATCTACCGCGGCAAGCGTATTATCAACTGGGACCCGGCCGCACGCACCGCGCTGTCGGACATCGAAGTCGAATACAAGGAAACGCAGGGCCATCTGTATCACCTGGAGTATCCGCTCAAGGACGGAAGCGGGTCGATCACGGTCGCCACGACCCGTCCGGAGACGATGCTGGGCGATACGGCCGTCGCCGTACACCCGGAAGACGAACGGTACCGGGGCATGATCGGCAAGACGCTGCTTCTGCCGGTTCTCGGCCGCGAGATTCCGGTCATCGCCGACGAATACGTCGAGAAAGACTTCGGCAGCGGCGCCGTGAAGATTACGCCGGCGCACGATCCGAACGACTTTGAAGTGGGCCAACGCCATGACCTGCCGCAGATCATCGTCATGGACGAAGGCGGCATCATGAACAGCGAAGCCGGTCCGTACGAAGGACTGGACCGCGCGGACTGCCGCAAGAAGATCGTGTCCGATCTTCAGGAACAGGGCGTCCTGATCAAGATCGAAGACCATCTGCATCAGGTGGGACACAGCGAGCGTACCGACGCCGTCGTCGAGCCTTATTTGTCCACGCAGTGGTTCGTCAAAATGCAGCCGCTCGCGGAACCGGTCGTGAACGCGCAAAAATCCGGCGAAGGCGTCAAGTTCGTGCCGGACCGCTTCGAGCGGACGTATCTGCACTGGATGGAAAACGTACGCGATTGGTGTATTTCCCGCCAGCTCTGGTGGGGACACCGCATCCCGGCCTGGTATTGTCAGGAGACGGGCGAGATGGTCGTAGCCAAAAGCGAAGCGGAAGCGCGCGAGAAACTCGGCCGCGACGACCTCGTGCAGGACAACGACGTGCTCGACACCTGGTTCAGCTCGGCGCTCTGGCCGTTCTCGACGATGGGTTGGCCGGACGAAGACAGCGCGGACTTCAAGCGCTACTATCCGGTGGACGTGCTCGTTACCGGCTACGATATCATTCCGTTCTGGGTATCGCGCATGATTTTCCAGGGTTATGAATTCACCGGCAAAATGCCGTTCAAAGATACGCTGATCCACGGCCTTGTGCGCGACAGCGAAGGACGCAAAATGTCCAAATCGCTCGGCAACGGCGTCGATCCGCTCGAAGTGATCGAGAAATACGGCGCGGACGCCATGCGCTTCATGCTGTCCACCGGCATCACGCCGGGACAGGACCTGCGCTTCCGCTGGGAACGCGTCGAGCAGATCCGCAATTTCGCGAACAAGATCTGGAACGCTTCGCGGTTCGCGCTGATGAATCTCGAAGGCTTCACCTACGACCAGATCGACATCACCGGCGACCTGACGACGGCCGATCGCTGGATTTTGCATCGTATGAACGAGACGTCCCGCGACATCACGCGTCTGATCGATTCGTACGAGTTCGGGGAAACCGGACGCCTGCTGTATACCTTCATCTGGGACGACCTGTGCGACTGGTACATCGAGTTCGCCAAGCTGTCGCTGTACGGCGAAGACGAGGCAGCGAAGAAGAACACGCAGTCCGTGCTGGCGTACGTGCTCGACCGCACGATGCGCATGATCCACCCGTTCATGCCGTTCATCTCCGAAGAAATCTGGCAGCATCTGCCGCACGAAGGCGAGACGATTACGCTGGCCCAGTGGCCGACCTACGACGAAGCGTTCGAGAACCCGGCGTCCGCGCGCGAGATGGAACTGCTGATGGAGATCATTCGGTCGGTCCGCAATATCCGCGCCGAAGTGAACGTGCCGATGAGCAAAAAGATCGAGCTGAACATCAAAGCCACTTCGCCGGAGATGCTGGATATCCTGAGCGCCAACGAAGGCTATATCCGCCGTTTCTGCAACACGTCCGAATATGCCAGCGGTCTCGACCTGCAGGCACCGGACAAAGCGATGACGTCGGTCATTACGGGAGCCGAACTGTATCTGCCGCTTGCGGGCCTGATCGATATTGCCCAGGAGATCGTCCGGCTGGAAAAAGAAGTCAAGACGCTGACATCCGAAGTGGAGCGCGTCGACAAAAAGCTCTCCAATCCGGGCTTCACGTCGAAAGCTCCCGCGCAGGTCATCGAAGAAGAACGCGCCAAGCAGGCCGATTATTCCGACAAGCGCGACAAAGTGCTGGCCCGCATCGCCGAATTGAAAGGGTAA